In Elaeis guineensis isolate ETL-2024a chromosome 1, EG11, whole genome shotgun sequence, a genomic segment contains:
- the LOC105035492 gene encoding dnaJ protein ERDJ2 yields MAASEDNSSLFPIFILTIMALPLVPYTILRLFRAVSKKTKTIHCQCSVCSHSGKYHKSIFKRISNFSTCSNLTLLLLWVIMGILVYYIKHISRETQPFEPFSILGLEPGASDSEIKKAYRRLSILYHPDKNPDPEAHKYFVEFISKAYQALTDPISRENFEKYGHPDGRQGFQMGIALPQFLLNFDGASGGVLLLGIVGICILLPLLIAVIYLSRSSKYTGNYVMHQTLSAYYYFMKPSLAPSKIVDVFIKAAEFMEIPVRRSDDEPLQKLFVAVRSELNLDLKNIKTEQAKFWKQHPSLVKMELLIQAQLTRESASLSSALQSDFRRMLELAPRLLEELVKIAVLPRTSQGHGWLRPAIGVVELSQCIIQAVPLSARKTTGGNPEGIAQFLQLPHFNETVVKKIARKKVRTLQELRDMTVEDRAELLTQAAGLSAAEAHDVELVLEMIPSITVEITCETEGEEGIQEGDIVTMYAWVTLRRGNGLIGALPHAPYYPFHKEENFWLLLADPISNDVWMSQKVSFIDEAAAIAAASKAIQETKESLGAGVKEISTAVKEAVEKVKNGSRLIMGKFQAPAEGNYNLSSYCLCDSWIGCDRKTNVKLKVLKRSRAGTRGHVAEEGPADEGIEEEEEEEEEDYDDYESEYSDDEDDGRDKKGKLANGVAKSKGDSSSEGSGTDEE; encoded by the exons ATGGCTGCATCAGAGGACAACAGCTCTCTGTTTCCAATCTTCATCTTAACAATAATGGCACTGCCTCTAGTGCCTTACACAATTCTGAGGTTATTCCGTGCTGTCTCTAAAAAAACAAAGACCATTCATTGCCAGTGCTCTGTATGTTCACATTCAGGGAAGTATCATAAATCAATTTTCAAACgg ATCTCAAACTTTTCAACTTGCAGCAACCTGACACTTCTGCTGCTCTGGGTCATCATGGGGATTCTTGTTTATTACATTAAACATATAAGCCGTGAG ACTCAACCATTTGAGCCATTTAGCATTCTTGGATTAGAGCCGGGAGCTTCAGATTCAGAAATAAAGAAGGCATATCGAAGACTCTCAATTCTGTACCATCCAGATAAAAATCCTGATCCAG AGGCCCATAAGTACTTTGTGGAGTTTATATCCAAGGCATATCAGGCTCTGACAGATCCTATTTCtcgtgaaaattttgaaaaatatggcCACCCTGATGGCAGACAG GGATTTCAAATGGGAATTGCTTTACCTCAGTTCTTACTGAATTTTGATGGAGCATCTGGTGGAGTACTTTTGCTTGGGATTGTTGGAATTTGCATACTTTTGCCTTTGTTGATAGCAGTTATATACCTCTCAAGATCATCAAAATATACTGGAAATTATGTCATGCATCAAACTTTGTCCGCATACTACTATTTCATGAAACCTTCTTTAGCTCCAAG CAAGATTGTGGATGTCTTCATCAAGGCTGCAGAATTTATGGAAATACCAGTTCGTAGAAGTGATGATGAACCCCTTCAGAAACTGTTTGTGGCAGTTAGAAGTGAATTGAATCTGGACCTAAAAAACATCAAAACAGAGCAAGCAAAGTTTTGGAAGCAGCATCCGTCATTAGTTAAG ATGGAATTGCTGATTCAAGCCCAATTAACCCGTGAATCAGCTTCTTTATCTTCGGCTCTACAAAGTGATTTTAGACGTATGCTAGAACTTGCACCCCGTCTTCTTGAAGAACTAGTGAAG ATCGCTGTATTACCACGCACTTCTCAAGGACATGGATGGCTGAGGCCTGCAATTGGGGTGGTTGAGCTTTCTCAGTGTATTATTCAG GCTGTACCTCTCAGTGCGAGAAAAACAACTGGAGGAAATCCTGAGGGCATTGCACAATTTTTGCAGCTCCCGCATTTCAATGAGACAGTTGTGAAAAAAATTGCCCGCAAG AAAGTGCGGACGCTTCAGGAGCTACGGGACATGACTGTGGAGGACCGTGCTGAGCTGCTGACTCAGGCTGCAGGGCTTTCTGCAGCTGAAGCACATGATGTAGAGCTTGTACTTGAGATGATCCCTTCAATCACAGTTGAGATCACATGTGAGACTGAAGGGGAAGAAGGTATACAAGAGGGAGACATTGTCACGATGTATGCTTGGGTAACACTGAGGCGTGGGAATGGTCTAATAGGTGCCCTCCCCCATGCCCCGTACTACCCATTCCACAAGGAGGAAAACTTCTGGTTGCTGCTTGCTGATCCCATCTCAAATGATGTGTGGATGTCCCAAAAGGTCAGTTTCATAGATGAAGCTGCTGCCATTGCAGCTGCATCCAAGGCCATTCAAGAAACGAAGGAGAGTTTGGGTGCAGGTGTGAAGGAAATAAGTactgccgtgaaggaagctgttgaGAAGGTGAAGAATGGATCAAGGCTGATTATGGGCAAGTTTCAGGCACCTGCAGAAGGGAACTATAATCTGAGCTCCTATTGTTTGTGCGATTCATGGATAGGTTGTGATAGGAAGACGAACGTAAAgctaaaagttctaaagagaagccGGGCAGGAACTAGGGGCCATGTGGCAGAGGAAGGGCCAGCAGATGAAGGtattgaagaagaggaagaggaggaggaagaagactatgATGATTACGAGAGCGAGTACAGTGATGATGAAGATGATGGGAGGGATAAGAAGGGCAAATTGGCTAATGGTGTTGCCAAATCAAAAGGAGACTCGAGTTCCGAAGGTTCGGGCACTGATGAGGAGTAA